In Fusobacterium nucleatum, the genomic stretch CCCAACACTTGCATCAACTTGTGCAAGAAGTGAAGTGGGAACTTGTATAAATTCTATCCCTCTCATATAGGTAGCTGAAATATAGCCTCCCATATCACAAATAACTCCACCACCAAGGCTAATAACTAAAGATTTCCTTGAAAAATTATTCTCTAACATAAAATCATAAACTGGCAATATGCTTTCAATATTTTTGTATTCTTCTCCATCTTTTATTGCAAAATAAAAAATCTTATCTTTTTCATTTAAAGCTGACTTAAATTTTTCAAAGTATAAGTCAGCTATTGTTTCATTTGAAAAAATTAAGATTTTATCAAAATCTTTTGTATAGTCATTTAAAATTGAAATTATATTTGAACCAACATAAATATCATCAAAAATTTTTTTCATTTTTATTTTTACTCCAATATTTAAAATAGAATTAATTTGATATATTATAGCATATAACCAACTATTAAAAAAATGTTAAGTAAAAAATAATTCATTACTATACAAATTTAAATATTTTTTTGAAAGAATAATAGTAATTTCTAATTATATACACTGATTACTTGATATCCTATAATGTTTCTCAAGCTCCAAAATGCTTATTTAACATTATAGGATGTCGCAATAATCTTATTTAAAAAATTCTTTCAAAAAAATAGAAAGAAGTTATATATTTTATTTTTCATAGAATCTACTCAAAAAATATTAAAAATTTTCTAAACTTTCATCATAGTATAAGATTTTATTAGAATAACTTTTAAGCATTTCAATTTTTTCAATTATATCTGACTTTATAAATTGAGGTTTCATAGCAGATACAATTTCCATTATAGATTTTTTTCCTCTAATATAAGTTAATTTAAAATCTTTCAGCTTTAAATCTTTTGCTAAGCTATCTATACAGTCATTTAATGAACCTAGTTCATCAACAAGACCATTTTCTTTTGCCTGACTTCCAAGCCATACACGACCACCAGCAATTTTTTCTAAATCTTCTCCACTGATATTTCTTGCTTCCATAACATGCTCTTTAAATTCACTATACACTTCATTCATATTATATATAATTTTTTCTTTTGATTCTTCACTTAACTTTGAAGAAACATCAAATATATCAAAGCCTTTTCCCCTTGAAAAACCTTCCATATTTACTTTTAATTTATTGATAGTTTCAGTAAATTCTGGATATAAGACAACAACTCCTATTGAACCAGTCAATGTTACAGGATTGGCAAATAACTTTTTACCAACAGTTGCAATATAATATCCCCCACTTGCACATAAATCTCCCATAGAAATATAAATTGGTATTTCCAATTTTTTTAATTTCTGATATATTTTTTCACTTTCTAAGGCACTTCCACCGGGAGAATTAATTCTTAAAACAAGTCCTTTTAAATTTTTAATATCTTCTAATTCATCTAATTTCTCTATAACATTATCATAATTAATTATAGATTCTTTACTTTCTCTTGTATCAATTTCTCCTTCAAGATTAATTATAGCTATTGTATTTTTACTTTTATTTTTCTTTCTTTTATATGCAGAAATATATTCCCCAAAGTCAACAGTATCTTCATTGTAGTCTATTCCTATTTCCTCATAAGTAGATAACCCATCAATCAAACCTAATTGTATAGCTTTTTCAGAATTAGCAAAAATTAAATCTCCTGAAAAAATTTCATTTGTTATGTCAACTTTTCTTTTTTCTTTAACTAAATTAATAAAATTTTGAAATAAAGTTTCTTTAATATTTATTAAAGATTCTTTCTTTTCTTCACTCATCTTATCATTACTAAAGCTTTCTCCTGCAACCTTATAATCTCCTATATGTAAAGTGTTTACTGTAACTCCAAAAGTAGCCAAAATATTTTTAAAATAAGGTTCTTTATATTCATAACCACGAAAATATAAACAAGATTGTTTAGTATTAAGCATATAGATTTTATTTGCAAGTAAAGCAACTTGGTAAGAATACTCATCAAAGGTTGTTCCTATTGCAATAATTTCTTTATCAACTGATAATTTTTCAAAGATTTCCTTTAATTCTTCAATATGTACTCTTGATAAATCAACTTCATCAATATCAATTATTATTTTTTCAATTTTTTTATCATTAACTAAATTTTCTAAGGCTTTTAAAAGTGCTTCATGAGATAAAGCTTTATTAAGTGATATATTAGAAATCATATAATCTTCTACAAGCTCATTCAAATTAAAAACTACCGTTTTAACTCCCTTTAAAGAAATTTTATCTTTATTTTTCAACTTTCCTAAAATAAAAAATATAGGAATAAGAAGAACAATTATAACAACTATTGAAACAATTACTGCTTGTAATAATG encodes the following:
- the sppA gene encoding signal peptide peptidase SppA, which translates into the protein MFILSALLQAVIVSIVVIIVLLIPIFFILGKLKNKDKISLKGVKTVVFNLNELVEDYMISNISLNKALSHEALLKALENLVNDKKIEKIIIDIDEVDLSRVHIEELKEIFEKLSVDKEIIAIGTTFDEYSYQVALLANKIYMLNTKQSCLYFRGYEYKEPYFKNILATFGVTVNTLHIGDYKVAGESFSNDKMSEEKKESLINIKETLFQNFINLVKEKRKVDITNEIFSGDLIFANSEKAIQLGLIDGLSTYEEIGIDYNEDTVDFGEYISAYKRKKNKSKNTIAIINLEGEIDTRESKESIINYDNVIEKLDELEDIKNLKGLVLRINSPGGSALESEKIYQKLKKLEIPIYISMGDLCASGGYYIATVGKKLFANPVTLTGSIGVVVLYPEFTETINKLKVNMEGFSRGKGFDIFDVSSKLSEESKEKIIYNMNEVYSEFKEHVMEARNISGEDLEKIAGGRVWLGSQAKENGLVDELGSLNDCIDSLAKDLKLKDFKLTYIRGKKSIMEIVSAMKPQFIKSDIIEKIEMLKSYSNKILYYDESLENF